A single genomic interval of Procambarus clarkii isolate CNS0578487 chromosome 17, FALCON_Pclarkii_2.0, whole genome shotgun sequence harbors:
- the LOC123772575 gene encoding uncharacterized protein: MGCEEGSSQVTTLHMRCVEGSSQVTTLHMRCVEGSSQVTTLHMRCVEGSSQVTTLHMGCVEGSSQVTTLHMGCVEGSSQVTTLHMGCVEGSSQVTTLHMGCVEGSSQVTTLHMGCVEGSSQVTTLHMGCVEGSSQVTTLHMGCVEGSSQVTTLHMGCEERSSQVTTLHMGCEERSSQVTTLHMGCEERSSQVTTLHMGCEEGSSQVTTLHMGCEEGSSQVTTLHMGCEEGSSQVTTLHMGCEEGSSQVTTLHMGCEEGSSQVTTLHMGCEEGSSQVTTLHMGCEEGSSQVTTLHMGCVEGSSQVTTLHMGCEEGSSQVTTLHMGCVEGSSQVTTLHMGCEEGSSQVTTLHMGCEEGSSQVTTLHMGCVEGSSQVTTLHMGCVERSSQVTTLHMGCVEGSSQVTTLHMGCVEGSSQVTTLHMGCEERSSQVTTLHMGCVERSSQVTTLHMRCVEGSSQVTTLHMGCVEGSSQVTTLHMGCVERSSQVTTLHMGCEERSSQVTTLHMGCEERSSQVTTLHMGCEERSSQVSTLHMGCVERSSQVSTLHMGCEERSSQVSTLHMGCEERSSQVSTLHMGCVEGFSRMVTSTRDVM; the protein is encoded by the coding sequence ATGGGATGTGAGGAAGGTTCCTCACAGGTTACAACGCTCCACATGAGATGTGTGGAAGGTTCCTCACAGGTTACAACGCTCCACATGAGATGTGTGGAAGGTTCCTCACAGGTTACAACGCTCCACATGAGATGTGTGGAAGGTTCCTCACAGGTTACAACGCTCCACATGGGATGTGTGGAAGGTTCCTCACAGGTTACAACGCTCCACATGGGATGTGTGGAAGGTTCCTCACAGGTTACAACGCTCCACATGGGATGTGTGGAAGGTTCCTCACAGGTTACAACGCTCCACATGGGATGTGTGGAAGGTTCCTCACAGGTTACAACGCTCCACATGGGATGTGTGGAAGGTTCCTCACAGGTTACAACGCTCCACATGGGATGTGTGGAAGGTTCCTCACAGGTTACAACGCTCCACATGGGATGTGTGGAAGGTTCCTCACAGGTTACAACGCTCCACATGGGATGTGAGGAACGTTCCTCACAGGTTACAACGCTCCACATGGGATGTGAGGAACGTTCCTCACAGGTTACAACGCTCCACATGGGATGTGAGGAACGTTCCTCACAGGTTACAACGCTCCACATGGGATGTGAGGAAGGTTCCTCACAGGTTACAACGCTCCACATGGGATGTGAGGAAGGTTCCTCACAGGTTACAACGCTCCACATGGGATGTGAGGAAGGTTCCTCACAGGTTACAACGCTCCACATGGGATGTGAGGAAGGTTCCTCACAGGTTACAACGCTCCACATGGGATGTGAGGAAGGTTCCTCACAGGTTACAACGCTCCACATGGGATGTGAGGAAGGTTCCTCACAGGTTACAACGCTCCACATGGGATGTGAGGAAGGTTCCTCACAGGTTACAACGCTCCACATGGGATGTGTGGAAGGTTCCTCACAGGTTACAACGCTCCACATGGGATGTGAGGAAGGTTCCTCACAGGTTACAACGCTCCACATGGGATGTGTGGAAGGTTCCTCACAGGTTACAACGCTCCACATGGGATGTGAGGAAGGTTCCTCACAGGTTACAACGCTCCACATGGGATGTGAGGAAGGTTCCTCACAGGTTACAACGCTCCACATGGGATGTGTGGAAGGTTCCTCACAGGTTACAACGCTCCACATGGGATGTGTGGAACGTTCCTCACAGGTTACAACGCTCCACATGGGATGTGTGGAAGGTTCCTCACAGGTTACAACGCTCCACATGGGATGTGTGGAAGGTTCCTCACAGGTTACAACGCTCCACATGGGATGTGAGGAACGTTCCTCACAGGTTACAACGCTCCACATGGGATGTGTGGAACGTTCCTCACAGGTTACAACGCTCCACATGAGATGTGTGGAAGGTTCCTCACAGGTTACAACGCTCCACATGGGATGTGTGGAAGGTTCCTCACAGGTTACAACGCTCCACATGGGATGTGTGGAACGTTCCTCACAGGTTACAACCCTCCACATGGGATGTGAGGAACGTTCCTCACAGGTTACAACGCTCCACATGGGATGTGAGGAACGTTCCTCACAGGTTACAACCCTCCACATGGGATGTGAGGAACGTTCCTCACAGGTTTCAACCCTCCACATGGGATGTGTGGAACGTTCCTCACAGGTTTCAACCCTCCACATGGGATGTGAGGAACGTTCCTCACAGGTTTCAACCCTCCACATGGGATGTGAGGAACGTTCCTCACAGGTTTCAACCCTCCACATGGGATGTGTGGAAGGTTTCTCACGGATGGTGACATCCACGCGGGATGTGATGTAA